From Ignatzschineria sp. RMDPL8A, a single genomic window includes:
- a CDS encoding phospholipase D family protein, with amino-acid sequence MAARIYFWVKWLILAFVLISVAITIITLTFKDFKPNPSFMGKKRPPIDRSYQTKIDQALDPILAEHAGETGLVLLEDNLDAFAIRAITARNAERTLDVQYYIWNDDLTGHMLGMELLKAADRGVFVRILLDDLNAINKDSVLSGLAGHPQIEIRLFNPIHSRQNIITRSVEMVFRGLSLNRRMHNKAWIADSQLAIIGGRNIGNEYFDADPETNFFDVDLLLAGNAVGETEAIFDQFWNSPAVIPFKQIMPWKKKSLQKLRDRELEVDASERDIRELYLAEIKASPSIRELFLGEREIIWTDKAHVYSDPPEKVFDENEDEWLVNTVLHRAWSSASEEFYLISPYFVPGEAGVTQICDLRERNVNVQILTNSLAANDVMMVHGGYAPYRKPLLECGAMLYELMPFNMGKRQGIGAKGASLHTKAFIIDNRLSFIGSFNHDPRSARLNTEMGILFESEVITDSLKDLYENHVTQQNSYILFLEEGKIRWRDEAAGDPKIWTREPETGLIKRAMTKIVSWLPIESQL; translated from the coding sequence ATGGCCGCGCGCATCTATTTTTGGGTAAAATGGTTAATCCTCGCATTTGTGCTAATCTCGGTTGCGATCACCATTATCACGCTAACGTTTAAAGACTTTAAGCCCAATCCTAGCTTTATGGGGAAAAAGCGTCCGCCGATCGATCGCTCCTATCAAACTAAAATTGATCAAGCACTCGACCCAATCCTTGCCGAACATGCGGGCGAAACGGGGCTTGTGCTCTTAGAGGATAATCTTGATGCCTTTGCCATTCGCGCGATTACGGCGAGAAATGCAGAGCGAACGCTCGATGTTCAATACTATATTTGGAACGATGATCTGACCGGCCATATGCTCGGTATGGAGCTTTTAAAGGCGGCCGATCGAGGCGTTTTTGTGCGGATTTTGCTCGATGATCTTAATGCCATTAATAAAGACTCGGTTTTATCGGGATTAGCGGGGCATCCACAGATTGAAATTCGCCTCTTTAATCCGATCCATAGCCGTCAAAATATTATTACACGCAGCGTTGAGATGGTGTTTCGGGGCTTGAGCTTAAATCGTCGCATGCATAATAAAGCGTGGATTGCCGATAGTCAGCTCGCGATTATCGGCGGGCGCAATATTGGTAATGAATATTTCGATGCCGATCCTGAGACCAATTTTTTCGATGTCGATCTTCTGTTAGCGGGGAACGCAGTGGGGGAGACGGAAGCGATTTTTGATCAATTTTGGAATAGTCCTGCGGTGATTCCGTTTAAACAGATTATGCCCTGGAAGAAAAAGTCGCTCCAAAAACTGCGTGATCGTGAGCTTGAGGTAGATGCTTCTGAGCGTGATATTCGCGAGCTTTATTTAGCAGAGATTAAAGCCTCGCCTTCGATTCGTGAGCTCTTTTTAGGGGAGCGTGAAATCATTTGGACTGATAAGGCGCACGTCTATTCAGATCCGCCTGAAAAAGTGTTTGATGAGAATGAGGACGAATGGCTCGTGAATACGGTTTTACATCGTGCTTGGAGCAGTGCCTCGGAGGAATTTTATCTCATTTCGCCCTATTTTGTCCCCGGTGAAGCGGGTGTTACCCAAATTTGTGATCTGCGTGAGCGAAATGTCAATGTACAGATTTTAACCAATTCGTTGGCAGCCAATGATGTGATGATGGTGCATGGGGGCTATGCGCCATATCGTAAACCGCTCCTTGAATGTGGCGCAATGCTTTATGAGTTGATGCCCTTTAATATGGGGAAACGTCAAGGGATTGGGGCAAAAGGCGCGAGTCTGCATACCAAAGCCTTTATTATTGATAATCGTCTCAGTTTTATCGGTTCCTTTAACCATGATCCTCGCTCAGCACGGCTCAATACCGAGATGGGGATCTTATTTGAGAGTGAAGTAATTACCGATAGTTTGAAAGATCTTTATGAAAATCATGTCACCCAACAAAATAGTTACATCCTCTTTTTAGAGGAAGGAAAAATTCGCTGGCGGGATGAAGCAGCAGGGGATCCAAAAATCTGGACACGCGAACCGGAGACAGGGCTTATCAAGCGGGCAATGACCAAAATCGTAAGCTGGCTCCCGATTGAATCGCAATTATAG
- a CDS encoding zinc ribbon domain-containing protein YjdM: protein MSEIPNCPACDMGDAYLDGFHYVCPYCAHEWSPEEEAAKAEAARVVTRDAHGNELQDGDSVFLVKDLKVKGSSLVIKTGTKINNIRIIDGDHDIDCKVDGVSLQLKSEFMRKA, encoded by the coding sequence ATGAGTGAGATTCCAAATTGCCCGGCCTGTGATATGGGCGATGCCTACCTCGATGGTTTTCACTACGTTTGCCCTTATTGTGCCCACGAATGGTCACCGGAAGAAGAGGCAGCAAAGGCTGAAGCAGCGCGCGTTGTCACCCGTGATGCCCACGGTAATGAGCTGCAAGATGGCGACAGTGTCTTTTTAGTGAAAGATCTCAAAGTGAAAGGCTCATCACTTGTGATTAAAACCGGTACAAAAATCAACAACATTCGCATTATTGATGGCGATCATGATATCGATTGTAAGGTCGATGGGGTAAGCCTTCAGCTCAAATCGGAGTTTATGCGTAAAGCCTAA